The region CGTAAATGGATTAGAGTCATCTAAGATTTTGGCATATGTTATGTGAATATACAAATGTTTAAAGTGTGGGCGTGTATTAGCAGTTGTATGTTTGCAGATGGAACATTAGAGGAAATCGCAGGTGAACTTAGTTCATCTATGATTTCCTCTGATGTTTCATCTGcgattttatgtaattttattattatttttaaataattttgattatgaaaatgATAGGGTTTGACTACGATTTTACATGAAATGTTCCATAGCTATCGATTTTCGCCTCCAGAGAGAGTTCTCCCGATAAAAACTTTGCAAAATGAAAGCTCAAACTTTAAACACTTGTACATTCGTAGATCAATTAACAAAATCCATCTATGAACGTACAACTAACATGCACGCCCACACTTTAAACACTTGTACATTCGTAGATCAAATGCTGAAATCGTAGATGACTCTAATCCATTTACGATTTTGGTAgctaattttataattttgattttttttttgttatttttcgcAAATTAATCAAGGAAAATGACTAAATTTATAATTTTCTCATAAAAATcatacaaaagaaaaaaataataataactaaaAGTATATACAAAATCAATATTTTATTACCATGCATGAGGACAGATTAATTTAACTTTCATAAAAGAATCCCAAATTAAATTTACAATGCTACCTAATTTCAATCGTTTTCCGCCACATTTGTTGTCAATGAGTTTGACTACAGCGCTTCCATGTGATGATGTGAATCAAAGCATCTTCTCTTTCTCAATCCTATTCAGCCATCGAagaaacaacaacaatggcagcgGAGGTAAAGAGGAAGATTTCAGCAGCATCAGCTAGGTCCCATACCAGGAATTCCAAATCCAATTCTTCCTCTTCCTTCCCTTCAGGTGCTCTATTCCCATCTACTTCTCGTTATCAAAACTTACAGACTTTAATTACCCTTTGGAATCGAAGCTTTTAATTCCGAACTGTAATTCTGATTTTGCTTGAATTCAATTTCTAGCAGATGGGTTCATTATGCATTAATATAGATTTGATTTCTGACTTTTTTTGGTCAAATCAGTTAATTTTTTTATCTGCAATTTAGGTTAGGTATTCGGATAATATACCATTTACACTCATAGCATATGTTTTGAGCAACTAAAATCAAATAAGGATTGAACTAGTAATTAAGATATACACACAAGTAGCTACCTACTCCAGTTTCAATCAATTAATAATCTAATTCTCTTTCTACTTATTCAAACTCGCATCAATTGCTGAATTTTTCAGGGTTTTTCATACTATTAGTCTTCATTATCGGGTTTCTAGCATGGGCTTATCAATCAGCTTGTCCACCCGAACCCATCAAACTCGGATCTCCAGACGGACTTCCCATTACAACCCCAAGAATCAAGCTTCGCGATGGTAGACATTTGTCCTATAAAGAATATGGAGTACCAAAAGAGGTCGCAAAATACAAAATCATCTATGTCCATGGATTCGATTCTGTCAAGCATTACGCTGTTATTGCCACATCGGCCTCTCCAGTATGATTTCTTCGTTTTCTGTTACACATTCATTAGTTTCGCTATTGTGTTTCTTGATCAATTCGTTGACTTCACAGGATCTAATTCAAGATTTAGGAGTATATATTGTTTCATTCGATCGACCCGGGTATGGAGAGAGCGATCCAGATCCTAAACGAACTTTGAAGAGTTTGGCTTTGGATATCGAAGAACTTGGTGATCAATTGGGACTCGGATCAAAATTCTATGTGGTTGGTTTTTCAATGGGAGGTCAAGTGATCTGGTCGTGTTTGAAATACATTCCTCACAGGTTAGCAGGAGCAACTCTTATAGCTCCAGTAGTCAATTACTGGTGGCCACGTTTGCCATTGAAGTTATCACAAGAAGCGTATTCAAAACAATTCATTCAGGATCAATGGAGTCTGCGTGTTGCTCATCACCTTCCATCATTAACATACTGGTGGAACACTCAGAAGCTGTTTCCTTCTCTAACTGTTATTGCTCATAGCCCTTATATTCTTTCCAGACAGGATAAAGAACTCGTGCCAAAGTTTACAGCTGGCAGAGCAGCAGTTGAGGTACTTTCAATTACAATTACTTGATTCTTTTATGCCATGGAAGGAGAATATGAATCTAATGTTACTGTTTTTTTTGTGTGTTGAAAAGGGACAAGTGAGGCAGCAAGGAGAATATGAATCTGTCCACCGTGACTT is a window of Lactuca sativa cultivar Salinas chromosome 1, Lsat_Salinas_v11, whole genome shotgun sequence DNA encoding:
- the LOC111905033 gene encoding uncharacterized protein LOC111905033, with the protein product MAAEVKRKISAASARSHTRNSKSNSSSSFPSGFFILLVFIIGFLAWAYQSACPPEPIKLGSPDGLPITTPRIKLRDGRHLSYKEYGVPKEVAKYKIIYVHGFDSVKHYAVIATSASPDLIQDLGVYIVSFDRPGYGESDPDPKRTLKSLALDIEELGDQLGLGSKFYVVGFSMGGQVIWSCLKYIPHRLAGATLIAPVVNYWWPRLPLKLSQEAYSKQFIQDQWSLRVAHHLPSLTYWWNTQKLFPSLTVIAHSPYILSRQDKELVPKFTAGRAAVEGQVRQQGEYESVHRDLNIGFGTWEFDPMEIENPFPDNEGSVHIWMGDEDILVPVTLQRYIAQQLPWIKYHEITGAGHMFPYADGISDEILKELLIGKN